ATGAAGGTCAAGACCAGAGTAAAGAAATTTCTCGGGGAAGGCCACTTCCCGGCTCATGATTTTCCAGTTCCAGCTGGTGTATAGGTCCCAGTTCATCTCTGCCCTTAACTACCAGACAAACATGGGGATGGGAAGGGGGACAAGGGACGGGCTGAGGGGCAGCTCCGAGTCGCAGTCTGGGTGGTGGGTGCAGTCCTACCCCCAGGTCCGCCGCCCTCCAGCAGCAAAAGCCGGACCCCGAGCGCCCGCGCAGGACCCAGGGGAGGGAAGCCTTATTGTACCTTGGGGTCCAAAAACCTAAATGAGGGGCTGCTGCAGGTGTACGCTTTGAGGCTGCTCCAGGCCACTTTGCCGCTGACTTCAGGGAGGTTTGGGCAACAGCTGAGCCTGGCAGTCGGGGGGCGGAGGGGAGGAAGCCACGCTAGGACTCGGCTCGCTTAGGGCTGTGAGAGAACAGCTGCAGCCATGGGTGGTGGGGCAGCTTTCTCAGTTGCCTCCCTCTGTGACTGGGGCACAAGCCGCTTGCGGGAACGATGCCCCGCCCATCATTGTGTTTGCGTCAGAGGGCGGGGCAAGGGCCGGAAGGGCCTCGGGAAGCGATACCAGAAGTGGAACCGGAACTCGGCAAGGGGACCCAGGCTGCCCAGCGGCACCGTGGCTCACTTCAGAACCACTCCAGTTAACAGGGTGTCCTGCCTGAAGACGGCTCGCAGGGCTCAGCTTAGTGGGGAGCATATGCCAGCATAGTGGGGCTATTAGAAGGGACGGTTAATACAGTCTGCAAGCTGTGATTTATGAGTAAGTATTCACTGAAGTCCGCCTGGAGCCCACACCTATGCTAGGCCCTCTACAATACCAGCTTGGAAAAGATGGCGGTGGTATATATAGCGCAGTTGCTAAGACCATTGGCTCCAATCAGGCTGCCTGACTTTAAATTCGGCCTCTACTACTTCACATCTGTGTACTGACagccattttcttatttatgttcTTTCCATTGTCTCGTCTCTGAAACTGTGAACTGTTGAAAGAGCTACAGAGCATTGCATGTGTTAACGTAAAGttcttagagcagtgcctggcaggtACTACAGAAAGTACTCAGTGACagttagcttttattattttaaatatttgacaaaGTCCCTGCTTCTCCAAGCTGCCTCTCTGGTTCCCATGTGGTTTCATTCATGCACTGTTATTCCTGGAAGTCTTGGCATGGCCACTTCCCAGTTCCAGGAAAAGGCAATGGTTGTTTCTTCCTGCTTATCACATTGAGATACATGGTTAGTGTAAGTGACACTTAGAAGTGTCAGGCGGTTTGAGGGCTCCTTTCTTTCTTGAACTTTTCCTAAGAGCAAACCTTTCTCTTAATGCCACCCTGTGTTTATAATATAAGGGTTTTGAGCAATGAACAAGcacaaggaaatgaaaaacacaaaggaaaatgagTGGATTGCTGCAATTGGATAGACAAGTGTAAAATACCTGATTCTTACTGTACATCAAGCAGCCTTCAGATCTGTAAGGGAACTATTATTACTGACTGAAAAGAACTAAACAATACTGTACACTCACTGTTGAATCAATAAGCACAAATTAAGTGGCTTGTCTTGGACAAGACAAAGAAAGCTCTAGCCTTTGAGGGATTAAAGTACAGGTGGAGAGACTTAAAACATTTGTGAACTGGCCCTCGTGTACTTTTCCATCCTCATCTCTGAGGGTCTCTATCCTTTGCTCAgtaatttcacaaatatttttttcatttcctggaTGAAGCCAGTTTCCTGAAGCTCAGGACTTCTACCAGTGAGCTTCTCTCTGTCTTACCACCCTCCTCAACTTACTCCAAATTTATCACGTAACAGACAGTTAGAAAGAAGTGTGTAGCAATCAGATTGTAACTTGAAGTTCTGTGTTTGTTTTGGAGTAATTATAATTCCAATGGTACATTATATAATATGACTTTATTACAAACTTTTGTTTTAAGTACAGCATAAAATatgatttcctctttctctgaaattatttctagaatttgCATTTTAGTAAGACTGGTGGAAGCAGTGACTTAAAGTCATAATGTTGAATTAATTAGCTAATTTAATCAGGACACAGCTCAATCATTTCCTAAACTGAGTTATGTTATTTCTTGGAATAGGCTCATCATATTAGTCAGAATTctctaaagaaacagaacagTAGGATGGAGACATGTATATATGAAGAGATATATTATAAGAAATTGACTTATGAAATTTTGTGTGCTGAAAAGTCCCACCACATAAGAAGTCTGTAAACTGGAGGCCCAGGAAAGTGAGTGGTATAATTCAATCTGAGTCCAAAAGCCTGAAAACCAGGGAGCCATAGGTGTAGATTCCAGTCTGGGTTGAAAGGCCTGAGAACCGGGAGCATTTAGAGCAGATCAATGTTCCAGCCCAAGCAATGTGGTAGGAAGAGGTGAATTCCTCTTTGCTTTACCTTTTGTACTACTCAGATCCTCAGTGGAGCAGGTGTAGCTGACCCCACACTGATTAGGGCAATCTGCCTACTCATTCAATGGATTCAAGTGCTAATCTCACTCAGAAACACTGTTTAGACTCACCTAGAAATAAAGTTTAATCTGAGCATCCTGTGGTTAATCcagttgacacatgaaattaaccatcacaagttcaCCCCTTATCAACTTGACACCAATATTATGCATGTTCTTAAACTatacttaatattaaaataaagataaaacaagGTTATAATATCAACTAACATGATCCAATGATCTTGAGTTGTATCAACTGAAAATTCACTGACTCTTTCCCCATAAGTGAAGGTAAAAGACCTTGAGTAATTTTAACTCTTCTTGATTCCTGTAACTTAAATACAatgttgtaaaattaaaaatatttaaatactatgATATAAAAGCATACATCTTATGTTACATGATAAGGGATTAAGAGACAAAAGTAAactaaaacacacatacatagcAAAATAAGGAGGAAATGATCATGATAACTATACTCCTTATCTATAACTAGTCATGTGGTTGTAACTGGCATTTATAACTACCTTCTTTTACTACTCACTCTGAATTCCCTTTTCTTTCAGCAAGCTCCTCAGGTGGTGTTAGTTCTTTACCTGGTGGAGGACCCAGACACTCATTTCTAAGGGACTGAGCCATTCTTAGACCTGCCTGCACTGGATTGTTGTAGTTATTCATTGTCTCTAATCGCAGGGCACGGTAATACTGAGAGATACCCTACTGGATTTCCTGAATTCCAAACATGCTCTTACTTATCTCCAGTCTGGAGTACTAGTCCACTTTTTCCGTGGTAGACAGAATCAGTTACCCCAGTCAACATGGTAATTCCCTTCTTTGTTGATTCAAAGGCATGAGGGAGTGCAGAGTAGCCAGGTGACAGTATTAATTTCCAATTCCATGAAGCCATTGTTGTGTTCCTAGTCAGAAGCATTTTTCTCTCTGGAATTAGGAACTCTAGGCCAATAGAGCAAAATTGACATAGGAAGACAAAATGTTGCTAGATGTCTCTACAGGTAGTATGGAGTGATGTCACTTGCTTTTCTATTGTTTCACTCCTGGGCCCATGAATCCTGTCtgtgggagaaacagtaccatatttTGGGTACCAATTCAGAGCATCCAAGGTGCATCCTTGAAGAACCTTGCCCCAGACCTGCACAGTTTTGCCAGCTGGGTGGCATTATAACTGAGTCTTCAAAAGGCCATCCCACCATTCTTTCAAGCCAGCTGTCTCAGGATGGTGGATATCATGGTAGGACCAGTGAATTCTACTAACTTGGGTCAATTGCCAAGCTCCTTTTGCTGTCAGATTGAAAAAATAATCAAGgctttttgtatgtatatattcagtctcctttttatagtttttcatatGATGGAACCTAACCCACAAATGTAGCCTTGAAAACTTTTAGTCTACCCTGGTTATACATGTTTACTAGCTTATTGTTCACCTTATAGATTAATAGCagaaaaatgtaagttttaataTTTCTACACTTCTGACCTAATAGGTCCACAGCATTGATTTCTGACCAGTGAATGAAAACTGGATTCCGATTGTTCTAAGAAAATCCAGGAAGTTAAATCAGTAACACATAtacatcttttgatttttttcagagcccAATAAACCCACCTGAATTACTCAGCCTTTGCTGAACTTCTTGAGTAGAGGTAACTAAGAGGTGCATTGGAGTTACCTCTCAAGAGTTTTACTAGATTATTAAAATGTGGGCTTAAAGTTGGtagtcaaaaaaaattattttgaaatggcaAGGAAGGAAGAGATTTCTTCTTGAGAGCTCTAAATTTTTGTTGAGGATATGGAAGGATCAGTTGAATTATTTACCAATTAGGAATTCATGGTAGGCCCGCTCCAACACTGTAGCAGGCCTGGGAAGTGGAACGGAAGTTTGTATTAGTATGCATGGGTCCAAGATAAAAATGTTGGGTAATGAAATTTTTGCCTGATGTGTTCATTATAATAAATAGTCATGAAAGGCACCGGGATCTATAGTAGATAGAGAAAGTAATGACTGGATAGTAGTGGGAAAGACTAGCATGGGGCCAAGGCACCAGAAGGCAGAATTACTAAGTATAATATTTGCTCCCATTTATGTATCTGTAGAAATACCAAGTACAAAGTTTCACTTGGTAGTCAAGGTGCTATGGCTGTATTCCTGAGAGTGGcttctctgatttaaaaaaaaaaaaatctctgaataaaCAGAGTAGTGTTGGAACTTCTAAAATTTGCTAGTCAGGATTGGCATAACAAGTCCACAGGACCTGAAATTTTCTGAGATAATTGCAGTAGTGTGATCTGATTATTAACCTTTCTTGCTCTTTGGCTGGACCATTCCTGGAGCCCAAGCCCAGAGGATGGGAATCAAACCACACACATCATTTAGGTTGTGCAGCTTGTGAAGGCTGATGTTTTTAGCTCAATTACCCTTTGGGGTCTTAGcctgaagcatttcttcattattttcttcctgattAGACCCTCTTCCTAAAGGCCTTTAGGAAGTATTCACCATTGTGCGCTGACCAATAATTTCTAAATTCCTACCAAAGccagcagtggcttatgcctgtaatcccaagactttgggagggcaagacaggaggatcactttagtccaggagtttgagaccggcctgggcaatataatgaggcCCTAGCTCCATAGGAAATAATAGTAAATTCCTACTGTGAAAAAAGCAAGGGGAATGAGATCAAGCCCAAAGGATTTAAATGGCCAGATAAGGCTCTACGAGATGAATAAGGAGGAATATCACATGAATGTGACTGTATTGTTTTAGAATATCTTGTTCCAATGGTTGTATTGGACCTACAAATGTATAGACAACATATTAATATCAAGTCTTCTTTTTCAGAACTATTTCAAtccataaacaataaaataagtaatttacTAAGTATTTAATTTACTCCCTATAATACTAAATCTGTTGTTGACTTGTTTTTTGTCATATTATTTTTAGCTTATGGAAGGATATTATTTGTAGCTGTGTTTTCCCTTGTAAATCCCAGTACTGGGCACTCCTGAAAACTTTGCAAGATATTTATGAGATCATGGAACTCACTCTTCTGCTTAAATTCCTCCAGTAGTTATCAATGACACTTgagataaaatccaaactcctcacCAAGGGTCTCCCTAGATgaacttcttcctctttctctggtGACAGCCATGCATACTCTTCCTCTCTTACGACTCCTCTGTCTCAGGAACATGCTAAATTCCTTCCAAACAGGTTTTtacatttgcttttccttcttcctgtagTGTTTCTCTATAGATCTTCACATAAAGTTCTCCACTTCTTACCTTTTTGATTTCAACATAAATTATACCCATCTAAAGTAACTTCCTTATCTTCTGCCCTTTCTTCCATGTGTTTTCCCCATCATACCAATATgaaatcttttataaaaaattatttcttccagaAGTTGACTATAAGCTCATTGGCAGCATATTAACTTTTTGATAGCTGTATCCCCTGATTCCACAACAGAGCCAATCACATCATGCatcatctataaatatttattaattgtaggaggaataaattataaaaactctATTTACAGTGCATTAGTACTAGGTTAAATCTGTTTGCTAAGTCTTATTTTTAATAGTATATGAGCTTGTCACCAGTGTTTCACTTAAATGTATTGCCTATCCTGAGTATTAAATTTTATgtagcattatttatttaaaatattaaggatCATAGTCCCTTGAAATCATATTTCATTCCTatggaatcaccacactgtggACTATACAAATAAGCTTATGAAGCTTCATTGAAATGTACATTTACATGTAATATAAAGGTTATACTTATTAAATTTCTTCCTCTATTCTGCTAAATACATACTTTAGAATTTTTCATCTGTTAAATCTTTCACTTTCTCAACgtgtttttttacttttgtttaattttcacaaattatATATTCTAAAGATCTAAGAGTGATAAATTGTGAAATTTAATTTTGTAACATCAATATCTTAATTGATGTTTTAAGAAGAATATCAAGGGAAACAGGGGAAGAACATGCTGTAGATTAAAACTCCTGGTAACCTGTTGGCCCAGACAAGCATCTGAAAGGTACTGGGAGGAATGGCATGCTTTTACCTCTATGCTAGGATTTCTCAACACTGTAGTATTTTAGAGTGGATAATTATTTGTTTTGGGAGGATTTTCTGAGCATTTTAGGATGTTTAACAGAATCCCTGGCTTACACCAACCAAATGGCAATATCACTCTCTTTTCCAGTTGCAACAACTAAAAATGTGTCAGATCTGGACAAATATCCCTTGAGGGGTCAATCCCCATCTCCCCACTGACTTCTATACAAATAGGATGTGTCATTTTTTATAATTCCACAATTATAATTTTTCACAGGGTGCTTTGGCTCTGGGAATGCTGACAcaaagccattattattattattattattttccaatttcATCTCTCTTTTCTAAGAAGGCATACCACAATCTTCATATAGGTCACTTTAGATCATGGTGGATTTACTTTAGTTTTATCAGGCATAAAACCATATTTTCTGCTTGAGTTTTAAATCGTAAGGGTAAAGCTGTAGGCCGACTCTATTCACAGTTAACCACCCTCAAATAAAAGTGAATGTGAAACCACAGATATTTTATTGAAACATATCTGAAGATAAAAATATAGCTCAAGCTTCACAGATATAGGACTTCTGAGCTGAGAGGTCAGTTGGTAGATAGCTGGAGTTATTCTGAAAAGGGATGAAGACTTTTCTGTGCAGCTACAAATTATTTTACTTGCTCCTATTTCAGGACCTCCCGGACATATTGCCTACCCTAAGCACCAGGCTGGACACACTGGGAAACAAGCTGGCCACATGGGCTCCCAGGCCTTCTACCCAGGACGTCAGCATGGCTACCTAGTCTCACCAGCTCGCGCAGCTGGCATTCCTgttcaaaatcagccaggtagACCTGCAGGGGTACCATGGATGccagcaccaccaccactatTAAACAGTCCACCCGGATTGGAATACTTAAGTCAggtaatttcaaatatttaaaatactcagaaaaaaaaaaaccaactctgTTTCCAGTTTACTAAccatagaaattataatttaagtaattacttatttattttctgtttatcagtTAAAGTCAGAAATGGTAAACAACACATTCTGTCAACAAATCACTAGTTCTTTCGGGTTcggttcattttaaaataaaaatatgaatgtcACAGGTAATTGTTTTTCTATGATCTTGGATATAATGTGATAATAATCCAAAGTAAACATTTATCTAGGTTTTATTCTAAGCATAATATGTGTATTACCTCACTTAATCCTTATAGAATCTCTGTGATGTACAAGCGCTATAATTACCACCAACTTACATAAGAGGAAACAGAGGTCCAGAGCAGTTATATAACTTATGTGGATTAAAAACCTAATGAACTGGGGCTGGTACCTTGATTCTGGATTCTGTGCTTTTTAATTCCAATACTGACTAATTTTCTTGACATTTAGAAGAGACATAGTAAAGTTTAGAGTTAAGTTTTAGTAAGCAGTACCAAAAATGACTTCATATTTTTGTGTGGAATTTGACTTATCTTTTTCTTACAATtagtaaaattacattttttgattctttttttctttggaagacccaattttacaaatgacaccaatgaggaaaaaaaaaaaagtcctgagtTTTGCTGTATTACATAATAGCTTACCTCAGCAAAGTGAGGTTTAATAATACGTTTTGTCTTAGAGATCAGGTTggtaaaatagaaatgtaaagttTTATATCTCTAAtctataaacaaatatttctatGATAATCAATGAGTTTTCTGTAAATGATTTATCTCTCCTGTACTCTCTATAATAACttaatttctcaaaaatatatatagaagaaATTATTACTTACTGCAAAATGATTATTTGAAGTAGACATAAAATGAATAACTGAAACTTaccaaaaaaagtatttaaattgataaaatgatgtctttatatttttaagcctCATTTAGAAAGAacattattttctaacttttataaggatttcactatattggtttATTTTACCTAAATTTACAACATTCATAGTGAATCCTTTCAATAAACATAcagcatttttaattaaaaatatgttgacTTTAGTTTTACAATAAAAGTAACAAATTCTTACTAAAATTTGATGATAGTTGATAACTGATCATATGCAGTATTAAACAatgaaatatgaatattaatTGGTTTTCTATAAAACATTTGACATAAACTTAATGTTCTTTTTGCTATAATAGATAGATACGATACTGATTCATCAGCAAATTGAACCTGTGGAAGGTATGTATTAATTGTATTTCTCATGTTTCTAAAAAGAGAAGAAGTTTATGCAAATAAAGATACgtcaaaaactataaatatagcATTCTGAATGATATGGAATGGCAAACCTGATTATTTACGAATGTCTGTCTTTACAGTAATGAAATCAGTAGTCTATTTCTGAATATTAAAAGTCAAATGGTAAAGTACAATTGGCCCTTCCTATCCATGGGTTCCACCTGTGTGAATTCAGTCACTCAAGGATCAAAACTATAGTTTTAGAAAGTGTACCTGTACTGAGGATGTACAGACTTCTTTTTCCTTGTCACTATTTTCTAAAAAGTTCAATATAACAACCCTTTACATAGCATTTATCTTGTCTTtgtgtattataagtaatctagagatgatttaaataaTACAGGAGGAGGTTCATAAGTTATACGCAAACCccacaccattttatatcagggacttgagcagaCTAGGATTTTGGTATTCATATGAGGTCCTAGAACCAATCTCCCATGGATACGGTGGGATGACTGCACTATTATGATAAGCATCTTCCCTAATGTTATAAACTTCAACATAGAAGGAATATAGCCAAGATTTACTTTTGCTCCCTTCTCCTTCTATGAATAACTTTAACGGATTCAATTACCTTACCTGACTTCTAGCATTTCACCTCTTTTATTTCCAATTTGTTATCACCTTGAGAATAGCACAGAAGCACATCCAATATTTTTGTTACCTGGTACATTGCCAAGTGAGTAAACTTTTAGAATTTGGATGGGAATGTTTTGGAAAATTGTTGTTCCTGCCCACAGTTTCTCTTGGAAGTTCAGATAAACACCTTTTCCTGATCAACTCTAAATAGCATTGCTTTTCATTATTCCTATGATACTTGGAGCATCATCTAAAACTAGATAGGTATGATAATATCTTAAGATAGTTtcaataattttaacataaagGCAACTAATTTTATTTTCGTTTATAGTCCTACTCCATTTTGAAAGTAATAATAAGTATGAAATCAAGAACAGCTTTGGGCAGAGGATTTATTTTGCAGCAGAAGATAGTCATTTCTGTAGCCGAAATTGCTGTGGGCCATCTAGATCTTTCACCTTGAGGATTACTGATAATCTGTGTCGAGAAGTCATAACTCTGGAAAGACCGCTAAGATGTAACAGTTGTTGTTGCccctgctgccttcaggaggTATGTGAGCAATTACTAGAgccttttgtaaagtagttcagcAAGAATGTCCATCctttcattgaatctgtataatcagatgatatttaaaggaaaatggcttcaTCATCTGTATGTTTGGGCTTCCAAATCAATTGTATAAGAAGGAAGGCAAATAAACAACAGGGAATGGTTAGCCTTATGTCCCGCATCTGCCTTGTGGGCTTGAGCAATGGTCAGAGATGAGAATTCTTGATATTCAAGGAAAGGTCAGATAGGCACctttttcaaatcattttctaGAAATGATTGTAAGAGACATGGTCAAAACCAGCAGAGTTGCACCattgaaaatatcctaaaataGCATTCTGGGATCATAGggacaaaaagaatgaaggaaagaacaGATGTGTGCATCTCATAATTTTGGCCAACCTATTAAGGGACAAACCTAGGACAAAGTTTTATCtcctatatttttcatttctccttttcaaaataaaaacttaaatatctGTGTCATCTGCAATAGGGATAACCTAAATGGGAGTATCTTCAGCTCTGTAGAGACCAGATGTCTCTGTTTCATATACATGGCAGCCTACTCCTAGAGATTATGAATTTCAGGGATGACACTAGGGTTCAGAGATGTTATAGAAAAGTTGGTTATTTCTAGGATCCCATTGGCCCAACACCATATATGCCTGGGTAACTTAGCCTTCCGTACAGGTTGCTGTGAGAACATAATACAGATAGAAATAAAGGCATATAGTTATTTAAAGTCTAATACTGCACTTATTTTGAGAGGATACATAAAGTTACTTATAatgaatttgtttgttttccatgcCATTTAGGTTAGGTATATATTTATAAGAATATCTAAGGAAAAACTGAGAGTTTGATGGGAAATGCTTTATAATTTGAATATCACATTAACATACATTACActatttgatcttttaaaaaattcctagGAAGTCCTTACTTGCAATGTCTGTCACTTATGAAATGGTCAGTAAATGAGAGGTATTATTAGATAGGTTTATGATGATTTATTACATTCACAcatattcttttacttttgtaGATAGAAATCCAAGCTCCTCCTGGTGTACCAATAGGTTATGTTACTCAGAACTGGTACCCATATCTAAAAAAGTTTACAATTCAAAATCAGAAAGGAGAGGATGTACTAAAAATGAGTGGTCCATGTATTATGTGCAGCTGTTGTGGTGGAGATGT
This genomic stretch from Callithrix jacchus isolate 240 chromosome 17, calJac240_pri, whole genome shotgun sequence harbors:
- the LOC128928029 gene encoding phospholipid scramblase 2-like, producing the protein MRPPGHIAYPKHQAGHTGKQAGHMGSQAFYPGRQHGYLVSPARAAGIPVQNQPGRPAGVPWMPAPPPLLNSPPGLEYLSQIDTILIHQQIEPVEVLLHFESNNKYEIKNSFGQRIYFAAEDSHFCSRNCCGPSRSFTLRITDNLCREVITLERPLRCNSCCCPCCLQEIEIQAPPGVPIGYVTQNWYPYLKKFTIQNQKGEDVLKMSGPCIMCSCCGGDVDFEITSLDEQIVVGRISKHWTGILREAFTDTDNFGIHFPRDLDVKMKAVLIGACFLIDYMFFERTRN